A stretch of DNA from Methanofollis sp.:
TTCAGGCCGGGGACGCGTTTGTTCCGAGGAAGGTCACGACCGTCCGGCCGTACTCCTCGGGCGCATGGGACGACCCGACATGCGGGATGCCCCTGAACCGCACGAGCCACGACCCCTCGATCTCCCCGGCCATCCGGACAGAAATCGCATCGGGCGTGATCTCGTCGGCGGTCCCGACGATGAGCATCACATCCTTCGTGATCCCGGAGAGATCATCGTAGGTGCCGTTCCAGGCGAGGTTTGCGTTCGCCTCTTTTCGCAGACCCGAAGGCAGGGAGGCGTCCCCGGCGCACGCCGCGAGCGTTCGTGCAACGTCTTCGTCTCGTTCAGTCGTGTGCTGTAGGTTGACGAGGAGAGGACGAGTTTTCTGACCGTTTCTGGGTGGTCGATGACGAGTTGCTGCGCAACCGACGACCCCATCGAGACGCCGTACACGTGCATGCTCTCATGGCCGAGCGCCTTCATCAAACCCGCCGCATCGTCGGAGAGCCGGGGGATCGTGTAGGGTGCGTCGGTGTCGCCGCTGTGTCCCATCGCACGGTGGTCATAGATGTAGACATGGTACTGCCCGGCAAGGATGCCGACGAGTGTCTCGTTCCACGTCTCCATCACACCGCCGAACCCGGTGATCAGCAGCAGGGGTTCGCCCGCGCCGAACTCCCGGTATGCCAGACGAACGCCGTTCACGTCCGCGTACCGGACGGGGGTGTCGTTGATGGATATCGGCGGGGAGGACGGCGCGAGTGTGACTGCCGGCGTCGCCGATGTTCTGTTGTCAACCGCTCCCGTGCACCATGCCGTCAGGAGCAGGCAGAGGCAGATCAGACTACACGAGATCCACATTTTTTTCATCAGAATTCGTCCTCCTGAAAATAGGTGTCACATATCTGGCCATCTCGGCAAAAAAATCATCTGATTGGCTCTGGAGAAAGCCTCATGTGCCGGTCGGGGGATATCCTCTGGTCCGATAGGGTGCGCCCGGGCACATCGCCCTCCCTACGGTCGTCCCCGGGGACGGGAATCCCTATGGCGGCGATATCCCATACCACAGGATTCTGCCGCTTTCCTGCCGACACTCCTGCCCTGTCGGGCGCCCCTCACTTCTCGTAGGCGACGAGGATCTTCCCGAGTTTCTTCTCCTTCTCCTTGATATCCCCGATTTCGTCCTCGGTGAGACGGGCGATCGCCGGGACTTTCTCGTAGGCGACGAGAACGGCCCCGAACTCCTTCTCGAATGCCTGGAGTCTCTTCACTTTTTCGTCGGAGAGATGGGCATATGCGGTGCACTGCATGACATCACCGTGCCGGGATTGTCCTGATTCATTATAAATTTTCCATCTCGTGGCATCATCCCGGTTTTTTCTTATCTTTCAGACCTGCTTTGCCAGATCAAGGCCAGTTCAGATCCCCGCCGCGGGTTGCCAAAGATTTATGTTCCCCGCGTCCTATCTCTCCGGCGAGGTGGGAGATGATCGGGGAACAGTCGGCATATCACCGGCCTTTTCTCGACCTCTGGTTCTCGGTCCCCTGCCGCTATCCTGCCGAACCCGACCACTATTCCCTCTCCTGCACCCTCTACGACCTCCTCGCCTCTGTCAGGTCGGCCTTCTTCTCCGCCCGCGCCGGCGATTCCTTCACGCGGGACACCATGCCGGTGGTCATCGAACTCGCCGGGCGCCCCTGCCTCCACCTGATCGAGGACAGCCCGCCGCGTTTCCGCACCCTGATCAGGCGGACAGGCGATCCCTGCCTGTATGAGTTTCTCATCCTCCCGCGAGACCGGTACTCGCTCCGCGACCTTGCCGCGGACAGGAACGCACTCCTTGCCGTGAACAGGATGCTTGCCGGCGGCAATGGCACGCCGAAGTCTCTCTCCTATGCCGGGTTCGACGAGGAGGGCGAACCTGTCGGAAGACTCTCTTTCGGCGCCCTGTCGATGCGGTACCTGATGCGGGACCGGATCCGGGCCGCGGTCTCCGACCTCTTCTTCGACAAGTTCTGCTTCTTCGAAACGGTCTTCGAGGGTATCGGGCGCCTTCAGGCAGACGGGGAGACGGGCGAGTACGCCGCCGCCTGGGTTGCAAAGGTCGATGCGATCCTGGAGGAGGAACTGGCGCGGCAGCATATCGACCGCACGGTTCTTGAAAAACAGAAGAGATCCCTGAACGCCTTTATCCAGAGCATCCATCGCCGGACGGCCCTGCCGCAGATGCGGTAGGCGCCATTATGAGGGGGGGGTGGATGGCAACTCCTCCTCAGCATATTCTCGTCGCTCTTCCCCGACCCTATCCTATTAGGAAGGGAGGTCTCCTGATGATCAGTCCCCTCCTACCTCTCCCGCGTCACCGCCCCGGCCCAGACGCACTGCCCGTAACTGATGCAGCCGTCGCCGAGGGGGTACTCGCGGCTGGTGACGAAGGAGAGGCCCGCCGTCTCGACGCACGAGCGGATCGTCTCCCTGATCGCCGCGTTGTAGGCGACACCGCCGGAGAGGGCGACCGTCCTGATCCCCCGCTCTTCGGCCGCATGGACCGCGAGGGCGGCGACGCCGCGGGCGAGGTTGTGCTGCACCGAGGCGGCGATGTCCGCGCTCCTCCCCCCGGCGGCCTGCGCCCTGGCCGCGGTCCGCAGGAGGTCGGTCGTCTTCAAGACCTCGCAGGGCCCGTCGCTGCCGAAGGAGAGGTCCCAGTCTGCGGGAGTCCCCTCCGCCGCCGCCGCCTCCAGCTTCATCGCGGGCTCGCCGTCATAGGTCCGCTCCCGGCATATCCCGAGGAGGGCCGAGGCCGCGTCCAGGACACGCCCGGTGCTGCTCGTCATGGGAGTGTTGAACCGCCTCTCGACCTGCCGCCCGAGGACGCCGATCTCGACCTCGCCCCAGCCGCGGGCGGCGAGGAGGGCGCGGGTCGCTTCCTCCGGGAGGATGCCGTAGAGCATCCGTTCAGGGAACTTTGTCGCCAGGTCGCCGCCCGGCATCGGCACCGCCTCGATGTGCGCGACTCTCTTCAGGTCAGGCACCGCGCCGGCAAAGACCTCGCCGCCCCAGACCGTGCCGTCGTCGCCGTAGCCGACGCCGTCGATGGCGATGCCGACGCACTCCTCCGCCGTCACCGCCGCGATGTGAGCGCGGTGGTGCTGGACCGCGACGAGGTCCGCTCCCCTCTCATCGGCGAGGTCGCGGGCATAGCGCGTCGAGAGAAAACCGGGGTGGAGGTCGTGGGCGACCACCTCGACCTCCGCGCCGAGCAGGCGCCCGATCTTCTCCACCGTCTCCCGCAGGTAGGCGAGGGTCGTCGGGTTCCTCACGTTTCCGACATGGGGCGAGGTCACCGCAAATCCGTTCCTGTAGATCGTCGTCGTGGCGTTCAGTTCAGGGCCGACGCCGAGGATGCACCGCGTCCCGAGATCGATCGCCTTCCTCTTCGGGGCGATGCCGCGGGAGAGCCTGATGATGTAGCCGTCCCGCACCACCGAGTCGTCGCAGCGGTTCACGATCTCGCGGCTGTGGACCAGGAAGGCGTCGGCCTGCCCCTTGAGGCCCCTGACCGCGTTCTCCGTGTCGGTGATCATCGGCGTGCCCGGCATGTTCGCGCTCGTCATGATCAGCAGGTCATGGGAGAGACGGGCAAAGAGGAGGTGGTGGAGGCCGGTGTACGGCAGCATGACGCCGATGGTATGGAGGGACGAGATCCCGGTATGGGCATGGACGTCCCGTTTTTTCGCGACGACGATCGGCCTGACCCGGCTGTGCAGGGCCTCCTCCTCCTCGGGGGAGAGGGCGGCGTACCGCGCTGCTGCGGCGCCGTCCCGCACCATCACCGCGAGGGGCTGTTCGGTCCGCCCGAGACGGGCCTTGAGAGTGCCCGCCGCCTCCTCGACACAGGCGAGGTGGAAGCCGCCGACGCCCCGGATCGCAAGGACTTTCCCGGCGTCCAGGAGTGCCGCCGCCTCCGCCACCGGGTCGCCGCACGCGACCCCCCTGCCGTCAGGGCCGAGGAGGAGGAGGGACGGGCCGCAGGCGTCGCAGGCGATCGTCTGGGCATGGTGCCGCCGGCAGGCCGGATCGGTGTACTCCGCCCCGCAGGCGTCGCACATCGGGAACTCATCCATTGCCGTCCTTTCCCGGTCGTACGGGAGCGTCCTGATGATGCTGTACCGCGGCCCGCAGTTCACACACGACGTCGCCCAGTAGCCCGCGTACCGGCCGCCGGGCGTATCGATGTCCCTGACACACGCGTCGCAGATCGCGACGTCCGGGGGGATCATCCCGTCGAGGGCCCCCGTGCCGCTTGAGAGGATGGAAAAACCGGGTGCGACCTCTTCATCGAGGGGGAGCACCTCCACCGAATCGATAACGGAGAGATGCGTGCCCTTCGATACGGCGTCCACGAACTCGGGAAAGCGCGCGCCGACAGCGGCGACCTCGACACGGCTCCCCAGGTTTTTCACCCACCCTGAAATGCCGAATTTCCCGGCGCAGGCATAGACAAAGGGACGAAATCCAACCCCCTGGACAATTCCGCGGATGATGATCTTTCCCCTGTTCTGCATTGTGTAACCTGCAAAAATTTATTGGGTCATAAGGCGATATATAAATAGGGTTTTTGCGTGACAGGTCATATTCGGATTGTGAATGATCCCGTTGAAATGGTTCCGCTGCTCCTCACATTCAATAATCCAAAGTTCAAGCAAATGTATGAACTGCTCAACAAGAACTGGATGACCGAGGACGAGCTCTGTGAGCAGTGTGGAGAACAAGCCTGCGTCGCCGCCTGCATCTCAATCCTCAAGAAGGGTAACCTCATCGAGGAGCAGTGGCGGATGCCCAAGCCAGGCCAGAAGCCATGCAAGGAATACAGGACGACCTACGGCACCTTCAGGGCAAGTTTCCAGTGCACGATGACCGACCTTGCAGACCTGATCTACATCGCCCTGTCCACGGATGATAACCTGCGGACACTCGTATCCAATATCGACGACGAACTGAAGACCGGAAACTCGTCCATCTCCGATATCGGCCGGAAGTTCGGGGTGTCGTCTCTCTTTGTCAAGGCACTCTCCAAGAGGATTCCGCACCTTGACGTCAAGGGGCAGGGGCTTGTCTATGCCGACAACAACGGCCGGTGATGACCCTCTCGCCACCCTCCTGCGGAGTAAACGCGAGATCACCAGGTTCCAGATCCTTGTCGAGGTCGCCGAGCACCAGCCCGCGATCCGCCAGCAGGAGATCGCCGAGAAGATGGGGGTGACGCCGCAGGCGGTCTCCGAGTACATCCGGGAACTCGCCGACGACGGTTTTATATCTGCCTACGGCCGTGGCAGGTATGAGGTGACGAAAGAAGGGATCGAGTGGGTGCTGAACAATGCCGAGGTGCTGGAGAACTATGCCCGACATGTCACCCGCGACGTGATCCAGAAGGTGCGGGTCTGGCCCGCGATCGCCGCCGGGCCCCTGAAGGAAGGCGACGTTGTCGGTGTCTATATGATGGACGGCTGGCTGTACGCCGCGAAGGGGGAGAGGAATGCGATGGGCGAGGTGATTGCCGACGCCGTCGCCGGTCAGGACGTCGGGATCGCGCAACTCACCGGGCTGATCGACCATACCGAGGGGACGGTCCGCGTCCTCAAGGTGCCGCGGATCGAGAGGGGGGGCTCGCGGAAGGTCGACCTTGCCGGGATGCAGAAGGTCCTTGCCGGGGTGCAGATGGTCGGGGTCGTCGGGCTTGAAGCGGCTATCGCCCTGCGGGCGGCAGGCCGGGAGCCCGACATCACTTTCGGCTCGCGGGAAGGTGCGGTCGAGGCCGCCTTCCATGGTGTCGAGTGTGCGGTCCTCATCGTCGACGAGGAGTTCACCGATTTTCTCAAGCGCCTTGAGAGTGCAGGGCTGAACTACACCATCCACGACCTTATCATTCCATGATTGTCATCATCGCCCCGCAACGGGGCTCATATAAACTCATTCTTTTTGACGGGCGGTCTGTCAGGGAGACCGGGGTCTTCGAACTTGCCCATTCTACCCGCGGGTATCGGCCGACAAACCTGAAACTCCGTGCATCCGGGCGGAGAAATTACCAGAATGTCCCGACAAAGAAACTGGTCGATCTGATCCGGGGGTCCGACGTCAGGATCACGAAACCCGAACCCGGACTCCTGGCATTTCTCGGGGACTTCCAGGTCCCGCCGGCAGAGGTGAAACTCTGCCGCATCTGCCTCCTCG
This window harbors:
- a CDS encoding ArsR family transcriptional regulator, yielding MVPLLLTFNNPKFKQMYELLNKNWMTEDELCEQCGEQACVAACISILKKGNLIEEQWRMPKPGQKPCKEYRTTYGTFRASFQCTMTDLADLIYIALSTDDNLRTLVSNIDDELKTGNSSISDIGRKFGVSSLFVKALSKRIPHLDVKGQGLVYADNNGR
- a CDS encoding MarR family transcriptional regulator; protein product: MPTTTAGDDPLATLLRSKREITRFQILVEVAEHQPAIRQQEIAEKMGVTPQAVSEYIRELADDGFISAYGRGRYEVTKEGIEWVLNNAEVLENYARHVTRDVIQKVRVWPAIAAGPLKEGDVVGVYMMDGWLYAAKGERNAMGEVIADAVAGQDVGIAQLTGLIDHTEGTVRVLKVPRIERGGSRKVDLAGMQKVLAGVQMVGVVGLEAAIALRAAGREPDITFGSREGAVEAAFHGVECAVLIVDEEFTDFLKRLESAGLNYTIHDLIIP
- a CDS encoding alpha/beta hydrolase, with the translated sequence MKKMWISCSLICLCLLLTAWCTGAVDNRTSATPAVTLAPSSPPISINDTPVRYADVNGVRLAYREFGAGEPLLLITGFGGVMETWNETLVGILAGQYHVYIYDHRAMGHSGDTDAPYTIPRLSDDAAGLMKALGHESMHVYGVSMGSSVAQQLVIDHPETVRKLVLSSSTYSTRLNETKTLHERSRRAPGTPPCLRVCEKRRTQTSPGTAPTMISPGSRRM
- the hypF gene encoding carbamoyltransferase HypF, with product MQNRGKIIIRGIVQGVGFRPFVYACAGKFGISGWVKNLGSRVEVAAVGARFPEFVDAVSKGTHLSVIDSVEVLPLDEEVAPGFSILSSGTGALDGMIPPDVAICDACVRDIDTPGGRYAGYWATSCVNCGPRYSIIRTLPYDRERTAMDEFPMCDACGAEYTDPACRRHHAQTIACDACGPSLLLLGPDGRGVACGDPVAEAAALLDAGKVLAIRGVGGFHLACVEEAAGTLKARLGRTEQPLAVMVRDGAAAARYAALSPEEEEALHSRVRPIVVAKKRDVHAHTGISSLHTIGVMLPYTGLHHLLFARLSHDLLIMTSANMPGTPMITDTENAVRGLKGQADAFLVHSREIVNRCDDSVVRDGYIIRLSRGIAPKRKAIDLGTRCILGVGPELNATTTIYRNGFAVTSPHVGNVRNPTTLAYLRETVEKIGRLLGAEVEVVAHDLHPGFLSTRYARDLADERGADLVAVQHHRAHIAAVTAEECVGIAIDGVGYGDDGTVWGGEVFAGAVPDLKRVAHIEAVPMPGGDLATKFPERMLYGILPEEATRALLAARGWGEVEIGVLGRQVERRFNTPMTSSTGRVLDAASALLGICRERTYDGEPAMKLEAAAAEGTPADWDLSFGSDGPCEVLKTTDLLRTAARAQAAGGRSADIAASVQHNLARGVAALAVHAAEERGIRTVALSGGVAYNAAIRETIRSCVETAGLSFVTSREYPLGDGCISYGQCVWAGAVTRER